From a single Cnuibacter physcomitrellae genomic region:
- a CDS encoding DedA family protein: protein MNELLSTLLDFISSIDPLFRVLFAGIAIALETSILIGLIVPGDTVVLVASTAVSNPLEYTSMVVVVIIGALCGESFGFFLGRWVGPRIRASRVGRRIGEKNWARAETYLARRGGLAIFLSRFIPVLHSLIPLTVGMSGMRYRRFMAWTVPACVLWALAYVSVGTFAAGGYRELSSELHWAGYAFVGVIVLFAVLVVVVKKLIQRAERRHMTAAQDDAPPSAAQDGAAGRRGVEGSGSGPAAT from the coding sequence ATCCCCTGTTCAGAGTGCTTTTCGCCGGAATCGCGATCGCCCTCGAGACCAGCATCCTGATCGGCCTGATCGTCCCGGGTGACACGGTGGTCCTGGTGGCGAGCACGGCGGTCTCGAACCCACTTGAATACACGTCGATGGTCGTCGTCGTCATCATCGGCGCTCTCTGCGGCGAGTCGTTCGGCTTCTTCCTCGGCCGCTGGGTGGGGCCCCGCATCCGGGCGAGCCGGGTGGGCAGGCGCATCGGCGAGAAGAACTGGGCGCGCGCCGAGACCTACCTCGCGCGGCGAGGCGGACTGGCCATCTTCCTCTCGCGGTTCATCCCCGTGCTGCACTCCCTCATCCCGCTCACGGTCGGCATGAGCGGGATGCGCTACCGCCGTTTCATGGCGTGGACCGTCCCGGCCTGCGTCCTCTGGGCGCTCGCCTATGTCAGCGTGGGCACGTTCGCCGCGGGCGGCTACCGGGAGCTCTCCAGCGAGCTGCACTGGGCCGGGTACGCCTTCGTGGGCGTGATCGTGCTCTTCGCGGTGCTGGTCGTGGTGGTCAAGAAGCTGATCCAGCGCGCCGAGCGGCGCCACATGACCGCGGCGCAGGACGACGCCCCGCCGTCCGCCGCCCAGGATGGGGCGGCGGGACGACGGGGCGTCGAGGGTTCCGGGAGCGGTCCCGCGGCTACTTGA
- a CDS encoding ABC transporter substrate-binding protein, translated as MFTARKKGRLAVIGAVAVSAAVALAGCSSSSSPLDAGSTSGASTSGSDTIVIGSQAYYSNEIIAEIYAQALEAQGVSVQRQFNIGQREAYIPSLEDGSVTLFPEYTGNLLQYFDSSATATSPEDVYTALQGALPQGLEALDYAEATDQDSYNVTKEWSEQNGVTSLEDLSKVTTPLTVGANSEFQTRPYGPDGLKSAYGVTVTVTPIEDSGGPLTVKALKDGQVQLADIYSADPNIATNDLVTLKDPKGLILAQNVVPIINSAAVTDQVKEVINKVSAALTVDDLIALNSKSVNDQESTDKIASDWLTEKGLK; from the coding sequence ATGTTCACAGCAAGGAAGAAGGGCCGGCTCGCCGTCATCGGCGCGGTCGCGGTCAGCGCAGCAGTGGCGCTGGCAGGGTGTTCGTCGAGCAGCAGTCCGCTCGACGCAGGGTCGACATCCGGCGCGTCGACCTCGGGCTCCGACACGATCGTGATCGGCTCGCAGGCCTACTACTCGAACGAGATCATCGCCGAGATCTACGCCCAGGCCCTCGAGGCCCAGGGCGTCTCCGTGCAGCGCCAGTTCAACATCGGCCAGCGCGAGGCGTACATCCCGTCCCTCGAGGACGGCAGCGTCACCCTGTTCCCGGAGTACACCGGCAACCTGCTGCAGTACTTCGACTCCAGCGCCACGGCCACCTCCCCGGAGGACGTCTACACGGCTCTCCAGGGCGCCCTGCCGCAGGGCCTGGAGGCCCTCGACTACGCCGAGGCGACCGACCAGGACTCCTACAACGTGACGAAGGAGTGGTCGGAGCAGAACGGCGTCACGAGCCTCGAGGACCTCTCGAAGGTCACCACGCCGCTGACGGTGGGGGCGAACTCCGAGTTCCAGACCCGTCCCTACGGCCCCGACGGGCTCAAGAGCGCCTACGGCGTCACGGTGACCGTCACCCCGATCGAGGACTCGGGCGGCCCGCTCACGGTCAAGGCCCTGAAGGACGGCCAGGTCCAGCTGGCCGACATCTACAGCGCCGACCCGAACATCGCCACGAACGACCTGGTGACGCTGAAGGACCCGAAGGGTCTCATCCTGGCCCAGAACGTGGTGCCGATCATCAACTCGGCCGCCGTGACCGACCAGGTCAAGGAGGTCATCAACAAGGTCAGCGCCGCGCTCACCGTCGACGACCTCATCGCGCTCAACTCCAAGAGCGTGAACGACCAGGAGTCGACCGACAAGATCGCGTCCGACTGGCTGACCGAGAAGGGGCTCAAGTAG
- a CDS encoding ABC transporter permease: protein MSLFGDAIGWLLDPANWQGPQGIGARLIEQLAYTFGAVLIALVIALPLGILIGHTGKGRDVAVALSGGLRALPSLGLLILIALGLGIGFRAPLITFVILAIPPVLAGTYAGIEAVDRKTVDAARAMGMTEWQIITRVELPLGLPLLIGGIRSGVLQVVATATLAAYVTGGALGSFIYLGYSTRNYTIMLGASILVTLLAIVLELLLSLVQRLVVPRGVVAGTAENVRERPTRLRPVMGTPIQEGK from the coding sequence ATGAGCCTCTTCGGCGACGCGATCGGGTGGCTCCTCGACCCGGCGAACTGGCAGGGCCCGCAGGGCATCGGCGCGCGGCTGATCGAGCAGCTCGCCTACACGTTCGGCGCCGTGCTGATCGCGCTGGTCATCGCGCTCCCGCTCGGCATCCTCATCGGTCACACCGGCAAGGGCCGGGACGTCGCGGTCGCCCTGTCCGGCGGCCTGCGGGCCCTGCCGAGCCTGGGCCTGCTCATCCTCATCGCCCTCGGGCTCGGGATCGGGTTCCGGGCGCCGCTCATCACGTTCGTCATCCTCGCCATCCCGCCGGTGCTGGCGGGCACCTACGCCGGCATCGAGGCCGTCGACCGCAAGACGGTGGATGCGGCGCGCGCGATGGGCATGACCGAGTGGCAGATCATCACCAGGGTCGAGCTGCCGCTCGGGCTGCCGCTCCTCATCGGCGGCATCCGCTCGGGCGTGCTGCAGGTGGTCGCCACGGCGACGCTGGCGGCGTACGTGACAGGAGGGGCGCTCGGCTCCTTCATCTACCTCGGCTACTCCACCCGCAACTACACGATCATGCTCGGCGCCTCGATCCTCGTGACGCTGCTGGCGATCGTGCTCGAGCTGCTGCTCTCGCTGGTGCAGAGGCTCGTGGTGCCCCGAGGCGTTGTCGCCGGTACCGCGGAGAATGTCCGGGAGAGGCCGACCCGGCTTCGCCCGGTGATGGGAACCCCCATCCAGGAAGGGAAATGA
- a CDS encoding ABC transporter permease: MNWVFSNVELILSLTATHAVLSAIPIVLSFVFSVPLGWLANRFRLTRGVLLTVGGLLYTIPSLPLFIFLPALTGTQITDPINVEIGLTIYGVALLLRTTADGLRGIDPDILQSASAMGYSGAQRFFRVEFPLAGPVLLSGLRVVSVSTVSLLTIGSAVGVTSLGYLFINGFQRNIPAEVLTGIVMVLVIALVFDGILVLLGRLLMPWTRRDRIAKARSRRQATALTAEGASA, encoded by the coding sequence GTGAACTGGGTCTTCTCGAACGTCGAGCTCATCCTGAGCCTCACGGCCACGCACGCGGTGCTCAGCGCGATCCCGATCGTCCTGAGCTTCGTGTTCTCGGTGCCGCTGGGCTGGCTCGCCAACCGGTTCCGGCTCACCAGGGGAGTCCTCCTCACCGTGGGCGGACTGCTGTACACGATCCCGTCGCTGCCGCTGTTCATCTTCCTCCCGGCGCTGACCGGCACGCAGATCACCGATCCGATCAACGTGGAGATCGGCCTCACGATCTACGGTGTCGCGCTCCTGCTGCGCACCACCGCCGACGGGCTCCGCGGCATCGATCCCGACATTCTGCAGTCCGCGAGCGCCATGGGGTACTCGGGTGCGCAGCGCTTCTTCCGGGTGGAGTTCCCCCTCGCCGGTCCCGTCCTGCTCTCCGGCCTCCGTGTGGTCTCGGTGAGCACCGTGAGCCTGCTCACCATCGGCTCCGCGGTCGGGGTCACGAGCCTCGGCTACCTCTTCATCAACGGCTTCCAGCGCAACATCCCCGCCGAGGTGCTCACCGGCATCGTCATGGTCCTGGTCATCGCCCTTGTCTTCGACGGCATCCTCGTGCTGCTCGGGCGCCTCCTCATGCCGTGGACGCGGCGCGACCGCATCGCCAAGGCGCGGTCGCGCCGTCAGGCGACGGCGCTGACGGCGGAGGGGGCGAGCGCATGA
- a CDS encoding ABC transporter ATP-binding protein encodes MIEFRSVTKTYPDGTRAVATFDLVIPPRETTVFVGSSGCGKTTLLRMINRMIDPTSGSILIDGEDTASLEPVRLRRRIGYVMQNSGLLPHRKVIDNVATVPVLNGVPKAEARARALELLDTVGLDRSLASKYPRQLSGGQQQRVGVARGLAADPNILLMDEPFGAVDPIVRTELQDETIRLQRELGKTVVFVTHDIDEAFRLGHQIVILQRGGHIAQKGSPKEILANPANDFVAEFVGADRGKRALHLESIDGHEVVVSADGTPAGVLQR; translated from the coding sequence ATGATCGAGTTCCGCTCGGTGACCAAGACGTATCCCGATGGCACGCGGGCCGTGGCCACGTTCGACCTCGTCATCCCACCCCGGGAGACGACCGTCTTCGTGGGATCGTCGGGCTGCGGGAAGACGACGCTGCTCCGGATGATCAACCGCATGATCGACCCGACGTCGGGCAGCATCCTGATCGACGGCGAGGACACGGCGTCGCTCGAGCCGGTGCGACTCCGGAGGCGCATCGGGTACGTGATGCAGAATTCGGGCCTGCTCCCGCATCGCAAGGTGATCGACAACGTCGCGACCGTGCCGGTCCTGAACGGCGTCCCCAAGGCCGAGGCCCGGGCCCGGGCGCTCGAGCTGCTCGACACGGTGGGCCTGGACCGATCCCTCGCCTCGAAGTACCCGCGCCAGCTCTCGGGCGGTCAGCAGCAGCGTGTGGGCGTGGCCCGCGGGCTGGCCGCCGACCCCAACATCCTGCTCATGGACGAGCCCTTCGGAGCGGTCGACCCCATCGTGCGGACCGAGCTCCAGGACGAGACCATCCGGCTCCAGCGGGAGCTCGGCAAGACGGTCGTCTTCGTCACGCACGACATCGACGAGGCGTTCCGGCTGGGTCACCAGATCGTGATCCTCCAGCGCGGGGGCCACATCGCGCAGAAGGGCTCTCCGAAGGAGATCCTCGCGAACCCGGCGAACGACTTCGTCGCCGAGTTCGTGGGCGCCGACCGCGGCAAGCGCGCGCTCCACCTCGAGTCCATCGACGGGCACGAGGTGGTGGTCTCCGCGGACGGGACTCCGGCGGGAGTGCTCCAGCGGTGA
- a CDS encoding TetR/AcrR family transcriptional regulator: MSFNELIEGALTVSERVRNEPVQARSSERISALLDAASAVVSEVGIERLTTAMVADRAGASIGTVYRYFPDRIAVLAAMSLRGYERFVRTAVDNLEQSAPETWQDAVDRVIDASVHLHRTEPGYTSLRLSDQVALPDVDGVSMITARFAAPFAKVLVSEYSLTDDGSLADRLDTALTAVDALLVRAFLRDRAGDERAIEAARAVARSVLAAEDSPLVA; this comes from the coding sequence CGTGCGCAACGAGCCCGTCCAGGCCCGGAGCAGCGAGCGGATCTCCGCCCTCCTCGACGCGGCGTCCGCGGTGGTGTCGGAGGTGGGCATCGAGCGTCTCACGACCGCCATGGTGGCGGACCGAGCCGGAGCGTCGATCGGGACCGTCTACCGGTACTTCCCCGACCGCATCGCCGTCCTCGCCGCGATGAGCCTCCGGGGATACGAGCGCTTCGTCCGCACCGCGGTCGACAACCTCGAGCAGTCGGCGCCCGAGACCTGGCAGGACGCGGTCGATCGCGTCATCGACGCCTCCGTCCATCTGCACCGGACCGAGCCCGGCTACACCTCGCTGCGCTTGAGCGACCAGGTCGCGCTGCCCGACGTCGACGGCGTCTCGATGATCACCGCGCGGTTCGCAGCGCCGTTCGCGAAGGTGCTCGTCTCGGAGTACTCGCTCACCGACGACGGTTCGCTCGCCGACCGCCTCGACACCGCCCTCACCGCCGTGGACGCCCTGCTCGTGCGTGCCTTCCTGCGCGACCGCGCGGGAGACGAGCGGGCGATCGAGGCCGCCCGGGCGGTCGCCCGGAGCGTGCTCGCCGCCGAGGACTCCCCGCTCGTCGCCTGA